One genomic segment of Syntrophorhabdaceae bacterium includes these proteins:
- a CDS encoding response regulator, with protein MAKKPRILIIDDDVDFIDLNKAVLENNGYEVVTAFSGREGMDKVRFEQPDLIVLDLMMEKHDTGFTFAKSIKADPVYQKVPILMLTSVAGETGFGFSQDQDGYWMKTDDFLNKPVAPEDLIKKISDLLEKAKQPE; from the coding sequence ATGGCCAAAAAACCAAGAATCTTAATTATTGATGACGATGTTGATTTTATTGACCTGAACAAGGCCGTCCTCGAGAACAACGGGTACGAGGTTGTCACGGCATTTTCGGGCCGCGAGGGGATGGACAAGGTGAGGTTTGAACAGCCGGACCTCATTGTCCTTGACCTGATGATGGAAAAGCATGACACCGGGTTTACCTTTGCGAAATCGATAAAGGCAGACCCGGTTTATCAGAAGGTCCCCATCCTGATGCTCACATCAGTAGCGGGTGAGACCGGGTTTGGATTTTCACAGGATCAGGATGGTTACTGGATGAAGACAGATGATTTTCTGAACAAGCCGGTAGCGCCGGAAGACCTGATTAAAAAGATCAGCGACCTTCTGGAAAAGGCAAAACAGCCGGAATAG